Proteins found in one Channa argus isolate prfri chromosome 7, Channa argus male v1.0, whole genome shotgun sequence genomic segment:
- the apoc2 gene encoding apolipoprotein C-II has protein sequence MKKLLVITVLVALLALSAESFRLPRQAPEEQGTLTKLTDTVRSYYDSAVDTASGYLESIKNMQLKEKAKILYTDTTTAMSTYWDIAHDQLYHILSSQH, from the exons ATGAAAAAGCTGTTGGTCATTACAGTGCTTGTTGCACTCCTTGCTCTCA GTGCCGAAAGCTTCCGTTTGCCGAGGCAAGCCCCTGAGGAGCAGGGGACTCTGACCAAGCTCACAGACACCGTCAGGTCCTACTATGACAGTGCGGTGGACACTGCCAGTGGATACCTGGAAAGCATCAAGAACATGCAGCTGAAAGAAAAGGCTAA GATTCTTTACACTGATACTACCACAGCTATGAGCACATACTGGGACATAGCGCATGACCAGCTTTACCACATTTTGTCCTCCCAGCACTaa
- the LOC137130201 gene encoding LOW QUALITY PROTEIN: trypsinogen-like protein 3 (The sequence of the model RefSeq protein was modified relative to this genomic sequence to represent the inferred CDS: substituted 1 base at 1 genomic stop codon), translated as MHKQTYTNCLTGTSPLEDYKVFHPTSRPFKSFFSFNQYSQLIPMPTLCSQPGQICFDSGWDSIISNQRFWQCDAQLQAVQWFGKGCNNPANSTIYTKLCKHNEXISDVMNHYTTTLPATSEAIHDDMKQ; from the exons atgcacaaacaaacgTATACGAAC tGCCTTACAGGAACTTCTCCCCTGGAGGACTACAAGGTGTTCCATCCTACTTCCAGACCCTTCAAATCTTTCTTCAG CTTCAACCAGTACTCCCAGCTCATCCCGATGCCCACTCTCTGTTCCCAGCCTGGACAGATCTGCTTTGACAGCGGCTGGGACTCAATCATCTCAAACCAAA GATTTTGGCAGTGTGATGCCCAGTTGCAGGCTGTACAATGGTTTGGAAAAGGCTGCAACAACCCAGCTAACTCCACCATCTACACAAAGCTGTGCAAGCACAATGAGTAGATCAGTGATGTGATGAACCACTACACAACCACTCTGCCAGCCACTAGTGAAGCCATACACGATGACATGAAGCAGTAG